One Alnus glutinosa chromosome 3, dhAlnGlut1.1, whole genome shotgun sequence genomic region harbors:
- the LOC133864899 gene encoding pentatricopeptide repeat-containing protein At1g52620 produces MSKTLLSRIKPLHNPKPTSSSSSPFLFRPSIKLVQDTIRILETHEQWEQSLESHFSESQVLVSDIAHHVLDRINDVELGLKFFDWASKRPYGCSFDGSAYSSLLKLLARFKIFSEIELVLKSMKLEELKPTREALSALIHAYADSGLVDKALEFYHIVGEMHNCVPGLFACNSLLSVLAKHRRAEIACRVYDEMLENSCVDNFSTCIMVGSLCKEGKVKEGWKLIEDRWGKGCVPDVVFYNTLIDGYCKRGDVESADGLFKKLKLKGFLPTLETYGAMINGFCKKGKFEAIDRLLVEMKERGLNISVQVYNTIIDAQYKHGCAVEVVETMRRMIKSGCEPDIITYNTLINGSCREGKVKEADKFLEQAMKRGLMPNKFSYTPLIHVYCRQGEYFRASDLLIKMMEAGHKPDLVSYGALIHGLIVAREVDVALTMRDKMMERGVLPDAGIYNVLMSGLCKKGRLPAAKRLLAEMLDQNVQPDEFVYATLVDGFIRNGEIEEAKKLFELANEKDIDPGVVGYNAMIKGFCKFGMMKDALSCILRMRKGRHAPDVFTYTTLIDGYVKQHDLDGALKMFGLMVKERCKPNVVTYTSLINGFCSKGDSDRAEKTFREMQSCGLEPNVVTYSILIGSFCKACKLAKAASFFELMLMMKCIPNDVTFHYLVNGFANTALSEIPKESNGLQENEKSMFLDFFGKMTSDGWVQITAAYNSIIICLCQHGMVKTALQLHDKMISKGFLLDSVSFAALLHGICLEGRSNEWNAIISCNLTEKELQTAAKYLHKLNQYLPQGRTSEASHIIQALIEDYKSNDSSKASMM; encoded by the coding sequence ATGTCTAAAACCCTTCTCTCTCGCATCAAACCCCTTCACAACCCCAAACCCACTTCGTCGTCTTCTTCACCCTTTCTCTTCAGGCCCTCTATCAAACTAGTCCAAGACACCATCCGAATCCTCGAAACCCATGAACAATGGGAGCAGTCCCTCGAATCCCATTTCTCCGAATCCCAAGTCCTTGTTTCGGACATTGCCCATCACGTTTTAGACCGAATAAATGATGTAGAATTGGGTTTGAAGTTCTTCGATTGGGCCTCAAAGCGGCCGTATGGTTGTTCGTTTGATGGGTCTGCGTATTCTTCGCTTTTGAAGCTTTTGGCGAGGTTTAAAATATTTTCGGAGATTGAATTGGTGTTGAAGAGTATGAAACTTGAAGAACTAAAGCCGACCCGTGAAGCATTGAGCGCTTTAATTCACGCGTATGCGGATTCTGGGTTGGTAGATAAGGCTCTTGAATTTTATCATATCGTGGGTGAAATGCATAATTGCGTGCCGGGTCTTTTCGCGTGTAATTCTTTGCTTAGTGTCCTTGCGAAGCATCGGAGAGCTGAAATCGCGTGCCGGGTGTATGATGAAATGCTTGAGAATTCCTGTGTGGATAATTTTAGTACTTGCATTATGGTTGGGAGTTTGTGTAAGGAAGGGAAGGTCAAGGAAGGTTGGAAGTTGATTGAAGATAGGTGGGGGAAGGGTTGCGTGCCGGATGTTGTGTTTTACAATACACTCATTGACGGGTATTGCAAGAGAGGTGATGTTGAAAGTGCCGATGGGCTTTTTAAGAAGTTGAAATTGAAAGGGTTCTTGCCTACCTTGGAAACTTACGGGGCCATGATCAATGGATTTTGCAAGAAAGGGAAATTTGAAGCGATTGATCGACTTTTGGTAGAAATGAAAGAGAGGGGTTTGAATATCAGTGTTCAAGTATATAATACTATAATTGATGCTCAGTATAAGCATGGTTGTGCAGTTGAAGTGGTGGAGACGATGAGGAGGATGATTAAGAGTGGTTGTGAGCCGGATATTATAACCTACAATACTTTGATTAATGGTTCATGTAGAGAGGGGAAGGTTAAGGAAGCTGATAAATTTCTGGAGCAGGCAATGAAAAGGGGATTAATGCCAAACAAGTTTAGTTATACTCCTCTTATACATGTTTATTGCAGACAAGGGGAATACTTCAGGGCCTCAGATTTGCTTATTAAGATGATGGAAGCAGGACACAAACCTGATCTGGTTTCTTATGGAGCTCTCATCCATGGACTTATTGTTGCCAGGGAAGTTGACGTTGCATTGACAATGCGAGACAAAATGATGGAAAGGGGAGTACTACCTGATGCTGGCATTTACAATGTCTTGATGAGTGGACTCTGCAAGAAAGGCAGGCTTCCTGCTGCCAAGCGGCTGCTTGCCGAGATGCTTGACCAAAATGTGCAACCTGATGAATTCGTTTATGCCACTTTGGTGGATGGGTTCATCAGAAATGGTGAAATTGAGGAGGCAAAGAAACTCTTTGAGCTCGCCAATGAAAAGGATATAGACCCTGGTGTTGTGGGTTACAATGCCATGATTAAAGGTTTCTGCAAATTTGGAATGATGAAGGATGCATTGTCATGCATCCTTAGAATGAGGAAAGGACGTCATGCTCCAGATGTCTTTACCTATACCACACTTATTGATGGGTACGTAAAGCAGCATGACTTGGATGGTGCACTGAAGATGTTTGGGCTGATGGTGAAAGAGAGGTGCAAGCCAAATGTGGTTACATACACCTCCCTCATCAATGGGTTTTGCAGCAAGGGAGATTCCGATAGAGCTGAAAAAACTTTCAGAGAGATGCAATCTTGTGGTTTGGAGCCTAATGTTGTCACATACAGTATACTTATTGGGAGCTTTTGTAAAGCGTGTAAACTTGCAAAAGCGGCCTCCTTTTTTGAGCTGATGCTGATGATGAAGTGCATTCCTAATGATGTTACTTTTCATTATCTTGTAAATGGGTTTGCAAATACTGCACTCAGTGAAATTCCCAAGGAAAGCAATGGCCTTCAGGAGAATGAGAAGTCTATGTTTCTGGATTTTTTTGGAAAGATGACATCAGATGGATGGGTGCAAATAACTGCGGCATATAATTCTATTATCATTTGCCTTTGTCAACATGGGATGGTTAAAACTGCTTTGCAGTTGCATGATAAGATGATCAGTAAGGGGTTCCTTCTAGATTCTGTTTCTTTTGCTGCCCTGCTACATGGTATTTGCTTGGAAGGAAGATCAAATGAATGGAATGCCATTATCTCCTGTAATTTGACTGAAAAGGAGCTCCAAACTGCTGCCAAATACTTGCATAAATTAAACCAATACCTACCCCAAGGAAGGACTTCTGAGGCTTCACATATCATTCAGGCCTTGATTGAGGACTACAAGTCTAATGACTCATCCAAAGCCTCAATGATGTAG
- the LOC133862380 gene encoding pentatricopeptide repeat-containing protein At1g80150, mitochondrial, with the protein MLSLRYFRRFCHTVAPIASTDTPAAVSNCIQNLKPLEEPALLKLKNERDPERLFHLFKANAHNRLVIENRFTFEDTVSRLAGAGRFDYIEHLLEHQKTLPQGRREGFIVRIIMLYGKAGMTKHAIDTFYDMHLYGCRRTVKSFNAALKVLTSTRDLGAIEEFIYNVPERFFVELDIFSVNIIIKAFCDMYVLDKAYLVMLEMEKLGIKPDVVTYTTLISSFYKDNRWEIGNGLWNLMVLRGCLPNLATFNVRIQYLVNRRRAWQANSLMDMMQKLGITPDEVTYNLVIKGFCQAGYLEMAKRVYSALHAKGYKPNMKIYQTMIHYLCKGGDFDLAYTMCKDCMRKNWFPSVDTIHTLLEGLKNNGQIGKAKVILTLAQSRVPPFSSSQLGTLKSILSRNGIR; encoded by the coding sequence ATGCTCTCTCTGCGATATTTTCGCAGATTTTGTCACACTGTAGCCCCCATTGCATCAACAGATACTCCTGCAGCTGTTTCGAATTGCATTCAAAATCTGAAACCATTGGAAGAACCTGCCCTTTTGAAGCTTAAGAACGAGCGGGACCCTGAGAGGCTGTTCCATTTATTTAAGGCCAATGCACACAATCGACTTGTAATTGAGAACCGTTTTACATTTGAAGACACAGTGTCTAGGCTAGCTGGTGCAGGCCGCTTTGATTACATTGAGCATTTGCTTGAGCATCAGAAGACTCTTCCGCAGGGTCGCCGTGAAGGGTTCATTGTGAGGATTATAATGTTGTATGGTAAGGCTGGGATGACTAAACATGCTATTGATACTTTTTATGATATGCATTTGTATGGGTGTCGAAGGACTGTTAAATCCTTCAATGCTGCACTTAAGGTTTTGACGAGTACACGTGATTTAGGAGCAATTgaagaatttatttataatgTTCCCGAGAGGTTTTTTGTTGAATTGGACATTTTTTCAGTTAATATCATTATAAAGGCTTTCTGTGACATGTATGTTTTGGATAAAGCGTATTTAGTCATGTTAGAGATGGAAAAGTTGGGAATAAAGCCGGATGTGGTTACCTACACAACTCTTATTTCGTCATTCTATAAGGATAACCGGTGGGAGATTGGCAATGGGTTGTGGAATCTTATGGTGCTGAGGGGGTGTTTACCAAATCTTGCAACATTTAATGTTAGGATCCAGTATTTAGTTAATAGGAGGCGAGCATGGCAAGCTAATAGTTTGATGGACATGATGCAGAAGCTTGGGATTACACCTGATGAGGTTACCTATAATTTGGTGATCAAAGGGTTTTGCCAAGCTGGGTATCTTGAAATGGCCAAAAGGGTCTATTCTGCTTTACATGCCAAGGGGTACAAGCCCAATATGAAAATTTACCAGACCATGATTCATTATCTCTGTAAGGGAGGGGATTTTGATTTGGCATATACGATGTGTAAAGACTGCATGAGAAAGAATTGGTTTCCAAGTGTTGATACCATTCATACGTTGCTTGAAGGCCTTAAGAACAATGGACAGATTGGTAAGGCTAAGGTCATCCTGACATTGGCTCAGAGCAGGGTGCCTCCTTTTTCTTCAAGCCAATTGGGTACTTTAAAGTCCATATTGTCCAGGAATGGAATAAGATGA